Proteins encoded together in one Sulfuricurvum sp. IAE1 window:
- the rfaD gene encoding ADP-glyceromanno-heptose 6-epimerase: MRYSDVDLNRKTILITGGAGFIGSNLAFYFQEHYPDAHVVVLDLFRSNLTLSNGNLKSFGHFKNLLGFRGEVISGDINDKQLLDTLKKQYRFDYIFHEAAISDTTALEQDLMIQTNVNAFKDLLDIAVAHGANMIYASSGATYGDAPSPQRVGREAPQNVYGFSKLMMDHLARQYSQKHTNISIVGLRYFNVYGPREFFKNKTASMVVQFGHQLLSGKNPRLFEGSDKIVRDFIYVEDIVQANVLAMHPRESGVFNVGTGKARSFQAIVDILQRELGTSLPCEYIPNPFIGRYQFHTEADIQSTRDVLGYAPRFELEEGIAAYVSEIKRLFEEEVR; this comes from the coding sequence ATGCGCTACAGCGACGTCGATTTGAACCGAAAAACGATTTTGATTACGGGAGGGGCGGGATTCATCGGCTCGAACCTTGCGTTTTATTTCCAGGAACATTATCCCGATGCGCATGTGGTCGTCCTCGATCTTTTCCGCTCCAACCTCACCCTCTCCAACGGCAACCTCAAAAGTTTCGGCCATTTTAAAAACCTGCTCGGATTTCGCGGGGAAGTGATCAGCGGGGACATCAACGACAAGCAGCTGCTCGATACGCTTAAAAAGCAGTATCGATTCGATTATATTTTTCACGAAGCGGCTATTTCGGATACGACGGCGCTTGAACAGGATCTGATGATCCAGACCAACGTCAACGCATTCAAGGATCTGCTCGACATCGCCGTGGCGCACGGAGCCAATATGATCTACGCCTCGTCGGGGGCAACGTATGGGGATGCCCCTTCACCGCAGCGGGTAGGGCGGGAAGCGCCTCAGAACGTGTATGGGTTCTCGAAACTGATGATGGACCATCTCGCCCGCCAGTATTCTCAAAAACACACCAACATCTCGATCGTGGGATTGCGCTATTTCAACGTGTACGGCCCCAGAGAGTTTTTCAAAAACAAAACGGCGTCGATGGTGGTACAGTTCGGCCATCAGCTGCTCTCGGGGAAAAATCCTCGCTTGTTCGAAGGATCGGACAAAATCGTCCGCGATTTTATCTACGTCGAGGATATCGTTCAGGCGAACGTCCTGGCAATGCACCCCAGAGAGTCGGGAGTGTTCAACGTCGGTACGGGCAAAGCGCGCTCATTCCAAGCGATCGTCGATATTCTCCAGCGGGAGCTGGGAACGTCGCTTCCGTGCGAATACATCCCCAACCCGTTCATCGGACGCTACCAGTTCCACACCGAAGCCGATATTCAAAGCACGCGCGACGTGCTGGGGTATGCTCCCCGTTTTGAACTCGAAGAGGGGATCGCCGCGTACGTGAGCGAAATCAAGCGCCTCTTCGAAGAGGAAGTCCGATGA
- the ccoS gene encoding cbb3-type cytochrome oxidase assembly protein CcoS, whose amino-acid sequence MDSWVIAMMLGASLVLGALALGAFLWGIKNGQFDDEKKMMNQVLYDDEAELNDAANQQRKREELKKKEYRPE is encoded by the coding sequence ATGGACAGTTGGGTTATAGCAATGATGCTCGGAGCATCGCTGGTATTGGGGGCGCTGGCGCTTGGGGCTTTTTTGTGGGGAATCAAAAACGGCCAGTTCGACGATGAAAAAAAGATGATGAACCAGGTTCTCTACGATGATGAAGCAGAACTCAACGACGCAGCAAACCAGCAGCGCAAACGCGAGGAACTGAAAAAGAAAGAGTATCGGCCCGAATAG
- a CDS encoding c-type cytochrome: MKKIALAMLFAGVSLMAADGKALAGKCAACHGASFEKAALGKSAIVKGQSAGAIEKSLHGYKAGTLNKAGMGALMKGQVASMSDADIKALASYIAGIK; the protein is encoded by the coding sequence ATGAAAAAAATTGCTCTTGCAATGTTGTTCGCCGGCGTATCTTTGATGGCTGCTGACGGTAAAGCTCTTGCCGGTAAATGTGCCGCCTGTCACGGTGCTTCTTTCGAGAAAGCCGCTCTGGGTAAATCTGCGATCGTTAAAGGTCAGTCTGCTGGCGCTATCGAAAAATCTCTTCACGGTTACAAAGCCGGTACTCTGAACAAAGCCGGTATGGGTGCCCTGATGAAAGGTCAAGTTGCTTCTATGTCAGATGCTGACATCAAAGCCCTTGCTTCTTACATCGCAGGAATCAAATAA